DNA sequence from the Coffea eugenioides isolate CCC68of chromosome 9, Ceug_1.0, whole genome shotgun sequence genome:
CAAATTGCTACTTTAAGGTTATCTTTGGGGTGAAATTGCTGCATTGGCTGCCACTTTGTTGAAATTTTAATGTAACCTAAACATTATTTGATGGACTAGAAAATGAACTTAAATTACCGCCGTTCTTGATGATCAACCCCGGTTTCAGAGTTTGCTTGTGTGCTCTGCTAGCTTGGTTTACGTCTATTACTGGGGCTCTTTGAGGTAGGATAGGGTGGCGTTATTTTGCTGTTTTGtccaaattagggtttaaagTTGGGAACTTGAAGGCAGTTGTCAGTGTCTGTAACATGCTTCAACTAGGCATGTCAAACGAGTATCATCTTATTTTCTTGCTACAATTCTGCCAAGCAATCTTTATAAAGTAAAAATTCATAATAGATGTTGAAGTAAGAAGTGCATGGCCCACGCAAGGATGACACCTCAAATGGAAAGGccgtcatttttttttttttaacatggCAGAGCAGAAATGCATGCTTGTTCTGATGGAGATACGTACTTCTCAGTAAGTAACGGTCTATGTTgggaagaaaaaggggaaaatgtTTCCTTTGTTAGGATTGGAAGATTGCAGGGCTTAGGAAACTGTATAATAACATCGCATAAAAGATGATCTTGCTTGAGACTTCTTGGCCGTATTTGTTGTTCTTTACTTTCTGTAGATACCTTTCACTTTCTGTTTAAGTTAGCTGCACATGGGGGCCTTGAATAGTTATGGATTCCAGTACGGGGCTTTGGGCTCTTCCACCTTAATATTTAGCTATAAGGTGTCTTCTCCTAGCGTTAACAttagtttatttggatgataaTCTTCTCTTAAGCCCTGTCTTAGCTTCTTTGGTGACTACCATTATACACTTGATATCTGCCTTCCTTTAAATTGAGAAATTTCGAAGGGGTCAGACAAACATAAAACTATAGCTCACAATGAAACATGTCAAGGAGAAGGGAATAtaatgaaattcatgaagaAGTATGAAAGTTTTCTTTATTGGTCCTTTGGATTTAAACTCAATTTCTTTTTTGGTATGAAATAGATCTAAGCAGATTAGAATATATGTGCGTTTCTCTACATTCTCACATGCTTTATGCTTTGGGAAGTTGAATCGTGGTAAAAGATATGTGGGTCGGAACTTACCCGACAAGGAATTCGCTACCTTAGGACTGTTACAGTTACGGCTCGATTTTAATTTTCCGAATAACTTGTATGAGTATCAATTCCAGTTTCATTTAGTACTTTTGTTTGTCAATCATTTCCACTTCAAATCTTCAATGTAAGAAAAGTCACAGTGAACCTAGTTGTCTGTTTGATTGAAATTCGTCTTGAAGTTGGATTGTATGGTTTCCTGCCTGTGGTCTAGAACTAATATCTTCTACTCTGCTGCTACATACTGGGATAGTATATGATGATTTCCGTTTCTTTTACACAATTGCAATTGACATGAGCCTTGGCCATTGATTTTATAGTTAAATTGAGTACTATCTTTATTCCCACTGTCTCTCATGTACACATGTTAATTATGCAGGCTTATTTACATCGTGTTGCAGTTCATCAAGTTATATCAAAAGTTCTGTGATAGCTCAAAGAAAACATGCCCTCTTGCCTGAAATATCTCCCAGTGAAGCTCCTCAGCCCCTTCTTCCTCTCCTGGCACCTTCTCCATTTTCACCATTCACCAACAGCAGTATACCAATACTATCTGGTTCGATTCTGccctttctcttttttaatCTTTGCCATTTTAGTTCAAGAGGATTATAAATTTCTATATCATCGTTGagctatctctctctctctctctcaggaGTCTGCATATTAAACTTTGCGGCCATGGAAAGCATGATGAGGATGACATCAATTGATTGTGTGGGTGGTTTTGCACCATATCTAGCTAATGTTATATGCTGCCCTCAAGTAGATGCCACTCTTACTGTCCTTGTTGGTCAATCTAGTAAGGACACCAATATGCTTGCTTTAAATGGAACTCTTGCAGAACCCTGCCtttctgattttgagcaaaTTCTAGTGGGTCAGGGTGCCAATGACACTCTGCCCCGTATATgctccatccatccatcaaaccTTACTGAAGGTTCTTGCCCAGTCAGCGATGTTAATGCATTTGAGAGCACAGTGGATTCATCTAGTCTTCTTGCAGCCTGTGGGAAGATTGACACTGTTAATGAATGTTGCAAGCAAGTTTGTGAGAATGCTATAGCAGAAGCAGCTGGGAAGCTGGCTGTAAAAGCTTATGATCTTATGAGCATGGGTGGCTCTCATGCACTAGCTGACCACTCAACTCGAATAAATGATTGCAGAACTATAGTACTTCGATGGCTGGCAAGTAAACTTGATCCTTCTCATGCAAAAGAAGTTCTTAGAGGGCTATCTAATTGCAAAATTAATAAAGGTGAGTTAATTTACCCATGTTTCAGACTATTCTTTTGGAGTTAAATAACCTGTGACATAGTTAATTGTCTTCTGACCTTCATGTTTGAAAAGTCTTCACTGTTTCCTTAAACAAACTGCAAATAAGGATGTATACCTCCAGTTAAACAACAAAACAATACTTAGGATGTACTAATTAGGCAAAAAAAAATCAGGGAAGACTGATAATTAGGATGTACAAGAAGAAGCAATTCCTGGGTCTTGTGGCTGCCTGGCCTAATAAAAATCTTGAATATCATTTATCTCTTGCTCCTTGAAATACATGATGATGTTCAGAAGTACCCTAACCAACTGTACACTCAGTGTCCCTTTAACTTTGTTCTCTTTTTCTGTCTCTCTGTCTACTCGCACCCCCACTGACCAAAATGATGAAATTTAGTTTGTCCCGGGCCTTAGGAGTGATTTATGAAGATTCTTTTGTGATTTAACATAAATGTGAATGTAAAATTGCAATATACTTCCATTTTTTACTCTGTTGCTAGTAAATCAATATGTATTTTGTGACACAGTTGCTCTGTTTGCTCATTTTTACAGTTATTAATAACAGGTTCTGTTTTTCTTTAGTATAATACAAGCATATGAGTATCTCTGTTTTAAATGTCAAGTATAAATATCTAAAAGGATTTCTAGCCCTACCCTGTAGCTAATTTAGGGATATCACATATATTAATCTTTCTTTGATGTTCTGAACCAGATGATTGATCATGATCCGCACTTTTTTGGCTGTGTTGTCTCATGTCAAACTTCTGGTGAATTTGAAGTTTTTGAAGGTCAAATTCTTTGATATGGTATTCTTTTTCATTAAGTAGTGATACGCTAAAATATGTAGGACTGTATGATCTTGATTAGATAGGGTTATTTAGGTTTTCAGGCATGTGTAAGGATCTTAGGGGATATATTGTTTTCTAACATGCAGATAACAGAAACAtaaattttggtgaaatatagTTGCCTCTCATGTTTGCATTCTTCAGTGGTGGTGGTTGGAATGTCGTGCTGTTTTCTCCTCAACATCCTTCATTAAATGAACTTTTGGGATGAAAATATCAATTTGACACGTGTTTTGATATTTCCCTCGCTTTTGGTGATTACTTGTGTAGATCAAATATTccaattgttttccttgcagCATTCAAATTGACATGTGTTTTCATTAAATGAACTTTTGGGATGAAAATATCAATTTGACACCTGTTTTGATATTTCCCTCGCTTTTGGTGATTACTTATGTAGATCAAATATTccaattgttttccttgcagCATTCAACTTAACTTTCTTTTCCCCCTTGTATTTGACTAATGTCACTATGTTCTTAATTCAGTGTGTCCTCTGGTTTTTCCAAACATGAGCCATGTTATAAAGAGCTGTGGGAGTGAATTGCATGACCAGAGAGCTTGCTGCAAGTCAGTGGAGAGTTATGTGTCTCATTTGCAAAACCAAAGTTTTGTTACCAACTTGCAGGCTTTAAATTGTGCTGCATCACTGGGACTTAAATTACAGAAAGCAAATATTaccaaaaatatttataatcTCTGTCGTGTCAGTCTCAAAGACTTCTCAGTCCAAggtaattttttctttattttactgCTCTGAATATTAGATTGttaaatagaaaattttgaagatGCTAATGCATAAGCTTGTGCTGATGATATGATCTGGCAATCTTCGACAACTGTGTACCAGTTACCCCGCAAGGTAATCTACCTACTCTATTGATTGTGTCATTTCTTATAAAATTTTTGTGAAGAAAAGAAGAAGCTTCTTACTATCATGTTCTACGTAGAATTCCCTTGTTCACACATCTAATGCCAGAGGATGAATGCATACATGTTGGAAAGATAAAGCACGGGAATTTAGATAGAGTTAGTGGGCTCTGTCAGGACTAAAAAGCttttagaaaataaacaaagaaattaGTTTAGGACTTATTGGAAGAAGGACCAGAAGGCTCCTACACATGCCTAGCATTCTTGAAGTTGATAATATTTCAATCCGCTGGTGGATTTGCAAGATAGTCAGTACTAAATAAACTTCATTCAACATACTCTTTTAGGGCTCAAACCTTAAGGAGTTCTGATTTGCATATCCTGCCAGGAAAGGTGATATTCTATGAATAGGCCAAATTCAGGAATCATTTAATGGTTCGTTTATCAGTAGGTGCAAGTTTGATTTGTCAGAATGTAACATGAAGGACATGTTATCTTCCAGGATTTCTTAACTCAAATGAGTAAATGATGCCCTATCCAATTGGTTAGAGAAATGAAGCATTGATATATCATACCAAGGTTTTATAGGGAAATCTTCCAAGTCTAAGCATATTTGAAGCTGCAAGTGTGCATCTTTAATATTCCATCGCTTTCATTGTTTACTCTTAGCTCCTCAAGTGTGGATGAATTTGAGGAAATCTGCATAATAAACTTCAAGAACATCATGTCCTTTTCTCTGCTCTTCTACCCAAACTCAGCTTCTTTTACATATCAAGGCACGTGGTACAAGAATGATTTTTTAGTTGATATGTTGTCTATCCTTGCTTTCCCAGAAGCCATCAACTCTGAGATAGAGCATTATGCTTTTTCCTCtttagcaaagaaaaaaaaaggaatcaaTTTAAAGAAGGATAATATCAAATCTTTGAGATTTGACAACCTTTTGATCATGGGCACcaattttttattgttgttttaCAATATTCATTTGTGGTGTTTACTTCATCCTTCCAAATGTCCTTAATGCATCTTTTAGGTGTAGAATCTGGATGCCTTTTGCCTAGCTTGCCATCAGATGCAGTATTTGACAGTGCTACTGGTCTGAGCTTCctctgtgatctgaatgacaATATTCCAGCTCCCTGGCCTGCTCCTTCTCAATTACCAGCTTCATCATGCAATAAGAGTATGTGGAGTACattatgattattttatttttttgcaactTATTAGCTGGAATACTAGATGTATGAAATGAAGGCATGCATTCTCTTCCTTAAAGCATTTCTGATGCcttccaaatttctctttctgcAGCTGTCAAAATTCCCGCACTTCCTGCTGCAGCATCTGGGCAAAGCAGTAAGAACACTATTTTTTCCCTTTGGAGTTACTTGACAAGTGCTAAAATCCATTCCTCTGTGCATCagtttagtttttcttcttgcttGAGTGCATAAATTGAAATTAACGATCAGTTGCTCTCACAGTGCTTGAAAACAAAGAGAAAGTTATTCATGACAAAACCAGATGACTGATGTGTCAGCTGACACATGgatttttttggggggggggggactGCAGGGATTTGTGGCTGTGGTGGGAGAGAACTCTAAGCAACTTGTTATGTGCCATCACTGAGTGTTTCTATTAGAAGTTTCTCTTTCAAGTTATCACCCAACATTCTTCCCCTCAACTTAGTTCTAGTATAATGCTTCTAAATAAATGTGGTTTTGTGAAAGAGAGACATAATATTACGATGCTCTTATTGATTGGATTGTACAGTGGACtgcttggtttttttttttttcacctaaTCTTCCATGTCTTGGATGAAGTGCCTGACCGTTTGAcggaaaaaaaatcagaaagatttttccaagtttattttatctttatatttgcttggtttttttttttttttgacatgaTACTATTTGTTCACTTCAGGCATCTGTAGTGCGGACCAAGCATCCCATGCGCTTTTTGTAGTCTTGGCCATATTTGCACTTCTGATGAAAATTTAATTGGCCATTCTTGTCTGTTGAATTACCTGAGAGGAGGATCTACACCTTGCAACTTGAAGAATTGTACCAATCCTGGGGCACGAAGAACATCATGTGAAAGTTGAAGCAGAGGAGGATTCTGCCAAATATCATGCTACTAATTGGGCTTTGACCGGTACACAGAGAAAAAACTTAGCTACCGGGTGAAAATGAACTTTGAAGTTACTGCAAAggcatatataaatatatatatatacatacctATTACTACTACAGTATAGCATCCATTCTTGCAAGTTCatgtaataaaaaattttgtaaagTTTTTACAAGTCGAGGATGTTAATGTAATTATCACCTCTGAAAGTGTCTCTGTAGATCTGCAACACTGGGAAAAcaatatatatgtatgtatgttgTGAACTAATGCATGTATAGTAAGGTTCTTGCTGAGTTGTGGCTGCATGAAGGGTAATTGCTTTCCTCCTCTTTCTGGGCAGATTCAGACTTTAAGCACCTGGTTTCCAGAGACATCGAAGTACTTGCCCTGAATAATATCTTCTTGGAAACCCAATCTAACCCGAAATCATGTACTGCTGCATACAGGGTTCATAATCAGGTTGATCCTTCCGACTGCTGCTGCAACTAGATTCCAGAGCAGAGATATCATAATTCATAACCAGTGAAAGCGACGAGAATTCTATGAGTTGTAACCTATATTTGTCATATTTCCACATCCAAATGTGTAGAAAGGTGACCATTCATGAAGGCTGTTGATTCGATCCTTCAGGATTATTATGATCAGGAAAAGAAAGTTGCAGCAACTCTTGGGGTTGCCTGCACAATACGgcagatgaagaagaagaagaagaagatatgGTGGGGAAAAACACGTTCCGTTTTGAGAAGATTTTTGAGCACGTAAACGTGGTACTGCACCAACACAAGCATCACCACAATCATTATTAAGAGTTAAAGACTTCGTAGGAGATTACAGAAATAGTTAACGTCCAACATTTATGGCAATTTCACTTAGTGCCTTTTGAGGTTTTGAAAATTACACCTAACTCCTTTATTCATTGAAAAAgacaatattatattttaatgcTTCTCCATTGTTTGGTATGCCTAGGAATGGCTActcggattttttttttttttcttttttttgttgtccTTCCTACTCTTTGCTTTTATATATTGCCAACAAAACTATAAAACTATCAATGCTTGCCGAAGGCTTTGTAATAATCGACCTTCAAGCTAGTGACCTTTTTTGAGAATATAACTTtggatttgatccatttttttttgtttgctaATTCTTTTttggtataaaaaaaaaaccaacatcCACTCAAAAAGAAAATCCATACCAAAGTGTGGTAGCTTCATCATTTCGAAAATCCACAAACTAACAAAAGATTATAGCAGCACTTTCTTCTCCACAGGAAAAATCTGTGTCTCCGGTAAAGCACTAAAAAGAATAACCTGTAATAGTGAATGAATTATTGTTTATCAAACAATAAATATAAGTATGAAAAATTTGACATCCATTCCTTATAATTGTGCTGCATTATTCTACAATTGTTTGGGAAAGAATATTGAACTTCGCTAAATAAGGGCAATGTAGGTTattcattaaaattttttggcCAAGTCAAGTTTATTTTAAGTTTTGGTTCCTAAAACTATCAAACGTAGATGTAATTTTTGGAACTTTAAAGAAGCTTAGTGAAATCGTCAGAAATCTTAAGAGAAGTCTTTTAAATTGTCCCTTTTCTTGAACTAGGAATAATAAATATTGGGTAAGAGTATAAATGCAAGGGAGACAATGAGTCATTTATAAATTAAGTGTATTTATTAAGAAAATCCATGATAAAATAGTTCATAACTATAGTAGAGTGACACTATATATGGAGGATAtgttatttcttttacttttttagTATAAGTGGAAGGATTCGAATTCTAAACTTCTCACTTATACTCCCTTCTCCGAACCACTCAATTCATCTCTTCTTCCTGGTAGAGCGATATGTTAAATTTAAggttgtcttttttttttcctccttttttctctctctctctaccgTGTGAATATCATAACTGAGTAGCTAAGATTATATGCTCTAGACAGCAAAGATTTATATGCTCTagactcatttaaattcatttttgcaaactaagttatcaatttataccactctttgtacccatcattagttttaaatatttacttataatgttcaataaacttaattaccaatttttttcatttatactctatgtcacaaaattacctattatttaataattgaataatacgaatataaaaatttgaattaagtactataaaaattaatataaaaacttaatccaaaaattttgaacccctaacatttttttcatatataaatttaaaatttcattttataaagataagaaaataggctaaaatttatcataaattggtaatgctaaaaaatgagcaagttaacaaactaagaaataaaataataagataaaaccaacaaataataataataataataatgttaacatcatgacaaaatgaaaattttgaaaaaaaaaaaggtagggGAAAAGAAGATACTTGGGGGGAAGAGAattttaaatgggttaattgggtttgatgggttacccaataatacccatttaacaaatgagtattattgggtaacccatttatacccatatacaaaaatttaagatactcatacccatctattcatggacgggtatgggtaaatctagttaagtgggttgatttgccacctctagCTGTAAGTATCCAGGGTAAATGACAAAAAAGTGAATCATGTTAGTCGAGTTATCAAAAAGCACACACAGGTAGCGCAAGGACTTGTACCTATCAACTTGCAGCAGGACAGGTTGCTGGGTCAAAATCAGTACCTCGGGGATTTTTTTGTCAAGGTAGAGTAAAACTAGAAGTTAAACATATGTAAAATTTCTTTCATTGCACAGTGACAGTAGtggtggtttgtttggatatcccaattattccaaataatatttcgcttgcatcatagacacattttccaacccacctttttataatcccaatcacctttttatctcacatacatcacatcacaaaaagtgctacaataattattccaaataatatttcaaataatacactatccaaacaaaaaatttttttttatgggaGTTCTTTAGAGGACGTAATTAACCAACAATTATAATagatgaatatatatatatatataagggtaTAGTTCTTTAAACGAAACGTAGAATTTTCATAATACATGAACCAATCTTGATCATATAATATTGTATTATAAATTAGGGATAATATTAAAACCtcttttgagattttttttctaatatcaCTTAGGACCcctgaaattttaaaaacattACTTACCTCCTCTAGTGATTTTAAAATGACTATATTATCCCTCACTTGGTACATAATTCGCATATCAATTAAATGGAGTTcataaaaattaaagaaaaagaaacaaagtcaCTATTTTCTCTTTCCCCTTTCTCGAACTTTCTCTCTTATTCATTTTGTTACATGCCTCTGTAATTTTTTATCtataaattatagtaaaatgttatttatctttttctttttgtgattGTGGCAGAGTGGAGTATgatttctttgtttattttgagttaatttttataatgattcaGTTGAGCTTAAAGGCTTGGGCCATGGGTTGAGAAGaggttgggaaaaaaaaaataaagttcatAAGAAATCGGTTTTATAATTGAATTGGTGCTAGTATATTTCTTTAcaaatatcttttttatttttcaaatttgtaaTTTTATGGACTATAGCTCTGTGATATAGTGGTACTATTGGAGATTATTTTTCAGGTGGTAACTTTTTTTGGAGTAAACAAAGTGGTTTAGGAGTACTTTTATATAGGAAAATGAGCGAAAGGGCAGTTCAAGGATTTTAAAAGTTTTGTTACACAAATAAGAAAAGTAAAGAAGATaggtgatatttttaaaatcttagACTAAACTAACAACGTACAGACCCAAGTCCAACAACCTTTCCATGTTACATTTGTTTGATAGGCATGGAGACTGAGTCCAGCAAAGAAGCACTGACTGGAAAATTAAAGGGCTGCCATTACGGGGAAAGAAGAGCAAGCAAATAAGGCAACTAATTCTGCATCGTGGAAAAACGGAAGATGAATTGGAAACTCGGGAACATGTGCCAAACTTATGTGACCaaaattctattaaaaaaaaaaaaaaaaaagagtcagcAAATTGGTATCAACAAGTAGATGAGCTGTTTTGTACAAATTATACTGGTAcaaaaaatttttcaagaaaatgacATCTTGTTAAGAAATGAAAACATCAGTAAGTGTCAATTCTTGCACGCCTCTCTTTCTATGCACCTCTGTGTAGGTCATTTTCTCAAAGAatatcttatttgggattcatCTAgctacttcaaaaaaaaaaaaaaaaatttttttggagcTTTTCAATTCAAGTACACGACAATAAACTGGATTTCACCCCTTACGACATCATCTATCTTTTTGTTGTCTACTTCAAGTTTATGGTATTACCATGaatcatattcttccaattttTCCAGGAAATGTGTACATATATTTCCATTCCACGTGGAAGTAACTCTAGCAGTAAACATTTGATGGAATGATGGAAGACAAGTTTGCTTTGTAAGGTTAACTTTTTGCAatttaaacaagaaaaatcatctaaagaAACTTATCAAAATATATTTTCCCGGagttacattaataattttggcCACATTATCAGATATCATGTGCCCCTCTTTTAACTTCTTTTTCATTACACACTTAGGTCTTATTTGATAACCCAgttcagcacttaaatttaatggattcagatcgtttgataaccaaaacttgaacatctaaattaattaagtgatacTGAATTTTTTAGGCAGCAAAACTTACTCCCAAAATCAAGTGATAAACTACTTAATGTAACATGCACtcaaatatattatatttaatacttaataattcaataatttaataaattcagatttcgaattttttatcaaacgcatCATTAATTATTTTCATAGATAAATCGCTATGTTTGTTAGCTTTTGGATGTAATCAATTTTGACCTTGCCACCAAACCTTGCACACGAGCATGGGGCAATAATTGGATCCGCGAAAGTAGGTAATCGATTTAACACAAGGAGTCAACTGTTGTTTTCCCAGaaggatttttttccttttttttttttatttggacgGGTGGGGGAATCTTTACATATTCTcagaatttattattattaaaatcTCCATCCAAATCAGCCTTTTTATTAAACAAACAATGCCCCTTTCTCGTCTTCTTGTTTTCGTATTGAACTTCTCTTGACACCGACGTCCACTCTCCCCCTAGAAAATGaagtgaaaataaataaagtaaataaGAGAGGCTAAACTATTGGCGGTGGAAATCAAATCATTGCTGCTCCTCTTATCATTTAGTGGTGATGAGTTGCTGATGCGATTCTTAACACTGAAGCCCACTCTCCCCCAAAAAAATGACGTTAAAGTAAATAAGAGAGGTCAGTTCTGTTAGTGGCGGAAATCAATTATTGCCGCTTGTCTTATCATTTAGTGCTGAAGAATTGCTGATGCGATCCTAAAGAATAGGATTTTGATAGGGAAATTTGTGTGTCCCGGATTTCGTTTCTATCTTGTATGTTCAATCTACGATTGTTTACCTCTATCACGTATAttgattaattatttttagaattttatcGCGTATAAGTCTAACAAtcaataatttttaaaattttataaggGGATAAGTTTAAAAGAGTTTTTCTAATGGGTGTCTAACAGACACTAGTTAATACATTCAAATTGCACCtaatctatatttttttttggtaatcgAAAGGTTTAATCTATCATGTATATACACACATTAATAATTACTATTCTCTCTGacatttatatactttctctaattaatcttatctttttaaAAATCGAATATCTGAAATGCATCATTGGGCGCCCGTTAGATAGTCCTCTTGTAAATTTGCTTTTTCTTTGTAACATTAAAAATGAGAATGatctattttttaaaaaaaaaatcgattTGATCTAATTTGTAGTCATACAGTTTAAAATTGAATACAAAAGTTGCACCAGAAAATCACGTGTTTCGATCAAGCAcacatttgtttttcttttcttagatgcTGGTGGAACAATATAAATCCAAATCGAAATCGTGTAGTAGTATAAATTAAGACAAAATTAGAAGAGTAATATACTTTTAGTAATTAAGTTGGTACAATCTTGCATTACTATCACATGTACAGTATTTTAGGGCTAAATGCAATATGCATATACTTGATTTTTGAGATCAGTAGTATCAAGTATTTGTTTTTTAAATCTATTTATATCCGTATATAATTGATGTAATTTTTAGTGCAGAAGTAGACTGCACACAAATTGATGTGACAAGCTAAAATTGATGTGACAAAACAATGGAGCACTGAAATTGACAGTTTAGAAGTAgactgccaaaaaaaaaaaaaaaagagctggACTGCAAATATTCGTGGTACAGGGGTGCGTACTGCATTTTTGTTGCATCTTGAATCGTGGCTAATGCGTGTCAAAATCGTAGATGATGCAAATTCATATCCATTCCAGCTCTGCTACGGGATTGGGTAATATATTCATCTGTCAACTTCGGTACCTCACAGTACGTGAATTTAttgattgatttatttatttatttcttcattttgaaaaaaaaaaaacgcaccAATGACTCAATGAAGAGATGATTTCATTCTATTTTTAATGACCTTTCTCTTTTTGCGGTTACCTTTTTTTATCCCATATCTATCgtatcaaaaaaaattattacagtattattccaaaaaaagaaaaagaaatcaagTATATAATCTTCTTTCGAAGGTAACTAAATTCGTAACTCAAATTAATATCTTGATTTCATTACATATATAATTAAATTcgctagtatatatatatatggtagcTTAatgtttcttcttcctcctcgtcttcttcttcttcttctttttcttttcctctgaAGATGCGTAAGGCATCTGTCTTCGTTCCAACCGTGTTATATCGGTAGTTCAATTTTGCAAGGGCAGGTCTGCCAAACCTTAGTGGAAGTATACTCGTA
Encoded proteins:
- the LOC113783426 gene encoding uncharacterized GPI-anchored protein At1g61900, whose product is MRAKGAGMSGGEPQSSNFYLHSVFLLLLCLFTSCCSSSSYIKSSVIAQRKHALLPEISPSEAPQPLLPLLAPSPFSPFTNSSIPILSGVCILNFAAMESMMRMTSIDCVGGFAPYLANVICCPQVDATLTVLVGQSSKDTNMLALNGTLAEPCLSDFEQILVGQGANDTLPRICSIHPSNLTEGSCPVSDVNAFESTVDSSSLLAACGKIDTVNECCKQVCENAIAEAAGKLAVKAYDLMSMGGSHALADHSTRINDCRTIVLRWLASKLDPSHAKEVLRGLSNCKINKVCPLVFPNMSHVIKSCGSELHDQRACCKSVESYVSHLQNQSFVTNLQALNCAASLGLKLQKANITKNIYNLCRVSLKDFSVQVTPQGVESGCLLPSLPSDAVFDSATGLSFLCDLNDNIPAPWPAPSQLPASSCNKTVKIPALPAAASGQSSICSADQASHALFVVLAIFALLMKI